From the genome of Methanoregula boonei 6A8:
CACGTAAGTTTGTCGTGCCCTTCCGTGCCGATCTCGTGGAAAAGTGGGACATCCGGGCAGGGGCGCTCATTACCGGCCGCCCCGCGGGCCCGGGCTGTCCCCTGTACCATGCGCTCCGGGTACTTTCTGCAAACCCCATTACCGGTGTCCTCGAATGCCACACGGTCGGCCCGCTTGAGGCACGAAAAGAGAAGGCTTTCGATGTGCAGGCCTACCATGTCCATGCATTCGAGGGTATTGCCGAGACCGTGATCCGACCCCCCACCCTTGGGCTCCGCCAGCGTTTCCTCCCCGGCTACTGCATGATCGATCTCGCCCACACCGCACTTGTGAACATGGTCCTGAAGAAAAAAGACGGGGTCCATGTAAGGGTGGAAGACATCCGGATCCTCTAAAGGGTTCCGTATGATCCCCAAGTACCGCATCCGGTGCATCAGCGGGGGGGAGATTGTCCCCGATATCACCTCCCTTTCCTGCCCTGCCGGCCATGATTCCCTGCTGCGCACCGAGTACACCAGCCGCAGGCTGCAGCTCTCTTACCACAGCGGGATCTTCCGGTACCTTTGCTGGCTGCCCGTTACCGCCCCCTTACTCCCATCAGGGGGTCCGGTAACTTTTACCAGTGATGAGCTCTCCCGCGAGCTCGGGCTTTCCCGGCTTGCCATCTCCTTTTCCGGGTATTCCCCGGAGCATCACGCCTCCCTTACCACCGGTTCGTTCAAGGAACTCGAAGCCCTTGCCACCCTCCAGAGGCTCTGGGAACTGGGAAAGAAGATCCCGGTGATTGCATCCGCGGGGAACACCGGGCGGGCCTTCGCCGGGCTCTCGGCACAGTACGGAAAACCTGTTGTCGTGGTTGTACCCTCCAGTGCGGTCTCCCGCCTCTGGACAACGACTCCCGCACAGGACGTCTTCCTCGTTGCGGTGGACGGGGATTATACCGATGCAATCGCGGTGAGCACCGCGCTTGCAACGGTCCCCGGGTGCGTGCCGGAAGGCGGGGCAAGGAACGTTGCCCGCCGTGACGGCATGGGAACCACAGTGCTTGATGCCGCAGTCACGCTCGGCCGGATACCGGATCATTATTTCCAGGCTGTCGGGAGCGGCACGGGAGCGATTGCGGCGTGGGAAGCGGCGCTCCGCCTTATCGGGGATGGCAGGTACGGCACAAAACTTCCCCGCCTTCACCTGGCCCAGAATAAGCCATTTACTCCCATCGTTTTGGCATGGCAGCAGCGCCGTCGTACCTTTAAGCCGGAGCTTGATATGCCGGATGCACCCAATGCCATAAAGGAGGTAATGTCCCCGGTGCTCACGAACCGCAGCCCGCCCTATGGCATAGGGGGCGGGCTCTTTGATG
Proteins encoded in this window:
- a CDS encoding (Fe-S)-binding protein, which produces MAWVPPGKDCGACGLPKCRDFVKAVKKGSKTESDCPYYTTDHCAIQRQTSYSGTDVTGAKYDFIIRAFPGEPSARKFVVPFRADLVEKWDIRAGALITGRPAGPGCPLYHALRVLSANPITGVLECHTVGPLEARKEKAFDVQAYHVHAFEGIAETVIRPPTLGLRQRFLPGYCMIDLAHTALVNMVLKKKDGVHVRVEDIRIL
- a CDS encoding cysteate synthase; the encoded protein is MIPKYRIRCISGGEIVPDITSLSCPAGHDSLLRTEYTSRRLQLSYHSGIFRYLCWLPVTAPLLPSGGPVTFTSDELSRELGLSRLAISFSGYSPEHHASLTTGSFKELEALATLQRLWELGKKIPVIASAGNTGRAFAGLSAQYGKPVVVVVPSSAVSRLWTTTPAQDVFLVAVDGDYTDAIAVSTALATVPGCVPEGGARNVARRDGMGTTVLDAAVTLGRIPDHYFQAVGSGTGAIAAWEAALRLIGDGRYGTKLPRLHLAQNKPFTPIVLAWQQRRRTFKPELDMPDAPNAIKEVMSPVLTNRSPPYGIGGGLFDALQATEGQMYAVSNDEGKKGMALIRDTLGIDPDPAAAVATAALVQAAAAGTVGPDDSILLNITGGGYERIREDYTLYPIEPSVTVNQHETGDTLKAELSRWVAHYG